A stretch of DNA from Rattus rattus isolate New Zealand chromosome 18, Rrattus_CSIRO_v1, whole genome shotgun sequence:
ATAAGAGAGGATAGCCCCTAAAACCTCAACAATGGTGGATATGAAACAAAAATCAGTGATTATTTCACTAACACAGTTGGCAGGTTTAGGCAGTGCATTTGTTAAATTTCTAGACAAAGCATCTGTAGATTCTATATTAAGATTGCAAAAACAGATACATCATTTCTCACCTACCACATGATCTAAAAAGTCTTGTTGACATATTTGGGAGTTTATATTATCATGTATAAATCCTTTGAATTGTACCTATTCCTCACACTCCAATTCAAATGCACCAATAGGAAAAGACATCTATAAAATATTGTCAGTGTATTTTATGAGCATTCACATAAATAAAGTCTATATCttataaaatagtttattaaaaGCTGTATTGTTAGCCTTCCCACAAACAATTAGGAAAACTTAAAGACACTAAAGATTTACTTCACAAATGACAAGTTAGAAAGCACAGTGATAAATATTTACTATGTGACTTTCACGCGAATTAGCTTAAAATAATATAAGTGGATTATAAATTACATGATTGCTTTATCATGTAATACAGTAACTATTTGTTAATGTACTAACACCAATACGAGTATTCTAACAATTTTTCTAGACAAAGCATGCATATTGGTTGCCTAAAATTAACCATTGCTGAGCAAGGTTAATCAAGTAATATGACAGGATTTGTAAGAATatgctttaaaagaaagacaggtgaaattttgtttctttctttaaatagagAATGAGTTATAGGAAAGTCTCTAGTTTCTTAACTATTTTGTATAATGTCCGTAAGTTTTCACTTTGACTTGAAAATGTTTCTGAATAGATTACCTAATGCCCCCTTtacatccttgttcctcagagTATAGATGAAGGGGTTCAGTGTAGGAGTTACTACTCCATAGAAGAGAGCCATGAACTTGGGTTGGTCTTTTGTAATAGAGGAGGGAGGCTGAAGATACATGCTTATGCCTGGGCCATAGAATAAGAGAACTACAATGAGGTGAGAGGAACATGTCCCAAaggcctttttccttccctctgaagATTTGATTTTAAAGACAGCATGGCCAATACTAGCATAGGAGGCAAGAATTAAACACAGAGGAACagctaaaagaaaaatgcataccACAGACAGAGCAagctcattcatttctttttcaccaCAAGCAATTTTTATGAGAACTGGAATCTCACACACTAAGTGATCCATTTTATTGTGGCCACATAGAGGCAATTGCAGAGTAACAGTGGCCTCTGTGACAGCATAGGAAATTCCAGTCAGCCACACAGTGGACACTAACAGGAGACAGGTACGCTGATTCATTATGAGGGTATAGTGTAGAGGTCTGCAGATGGCTACATATCGGTCAAAGGACATAAGAGCCAGGAGGATACACTCTGTACCCCCCATTGTGTGGAAGAAATAAAGCTGGACTGCACACCTCATGTAGCTGATGGTCTTTGTGGAGCCCCCAAGGTTAGTTAGCATCTGAGGCACAAGGCTTGTGGTGTAGCACATGTCCAGAAAGGAGAGGTTGgtgaggaagaaatacatggggcTGTGGAGACAGGGGTCTAAAATGGACACCAGAATGATGGCAATGTTTCCAATCATGGCTGTGGGGTATGTTACCAGAAGAATAATAAAGAGAGAAAGTTCCAGCCAAGGACGGTCTGCAAAACCAAGTAGAATAAACTCTTCTGGGTGACTTGTATTGATCAGTGTCATTCTCTGCAGTCTGACTCTCCTATAGTAAAGAAGTATCAAGAAAGTTAGTACTATAGGAACAGCAAAGCCTTATGATTCATCGGTTTTGACTATAGAAACCAGCGTCAGCATTCTGCATTTGGAATGTTATGGGTGATGCTTAGTTGATAACTTAGTCCATATAGAGTTTTGTGCCAAGCAAGGGGACCTGGGTATTTTCTTCAGTACTCaaataaaaaacatttctataaccccagttctagCTAAGAAAATCTGGTTATATTTTGGAGCTTGCTGACCTGTTCTTGTAGCTGAATcgatgagctccaggtttagtggGAGGCACAGTCTCCAAACATAAGGTAGAAATCAAATATAGATACATTTGACATAGTCTCTGGGTTTTATATGCACAACACACCGACAGCACAGAAACACGTATGCATATCCATTTATGTACATAAACACTCCTGGaggcacacaaagaaaataatctgACAAGTGGTCATTTAACCTCTCTTTGTGATACTGAACTTTAAAGGGGCTTTCTAATTATCTGATGGTACGTGTGGCATGAAGGTGAGTAACTAATTTTAGCAGCCATGCTGAAGGCATCACTGAGACAGCATAGAAACATTTCCAGGAATCAGTCCGAGAAATAGGTAGAAAGCGTTCTGAGCTCTGAACTCTCCGTCTGGAATGCTGGTCTGCCCAGTTCTATCTCCTGAGTGAATGATTAAATCATTCGTATGAGTAATGAGCACATTTGAGATCTAAACATACCTCCTCTGTATACTTCAGATTGAGCAATGTAGGTTAACCACATTTTTACTTCATGTTGTACAATTATAAACAGCCCCATATTCATATGCCAGATGAGTGAAGCCTCATTTACAatgttggtttttttaattttttttgatatttcagTATTTGTTGTATAACTATTTAGTGCATGTTTGGCATTCAGTAATTCATGATAAATTATACTAAACTTGTTTATAAGATGTTTCTTATCATAGAGGTATTTCTTGATCAATCGAGCCCAATGCTTTATTTAATACAAAATTTGCTGTACTATCaggaacattttgattttttgcTATTCATATTTTGTGAATATGTTTTTCATCACCAACTATCTCTTTTCTCAGTGGATGTCTTAATTTAGATAGAGTAACAATGAAATCCcagttattttatatttcctaGATGTATTGTCTTACTTCATAGCTAAAGTAAATGCTGATACAACAAAATCATGGAACAGAATAAAACAATgtttgaaaactaaaaattacttaacacattttattcattaatgCTTCATAAAAAAGTCATCtctgaaaatgaatatttaacagTGATAACGTTCTACGGAAGAGCCTGAGTTACTCCTATTGCTATTTAGCCGCTCCTCAGCAGAATACTTTCTTGTGGTTAGAAGCACATCTCAGTCTTCTTTTCATTGAAAGCTCACAGTCACCTTGTGAGGGTCCAACTCAAACTAAGATATGAATTACGTTCTTTGACTACACATTATGCTAGGTCAGATGCATACattgtaaaaaaggaaaaatcctaTGTGTTAAGGGAATAATTCCCAtaacttctatttttaatgtaaatttcaaaaatgaaacataGGTATggctgttctgcctgcatgtatgcctgtgcaccacacatgggtctggtgcccacagaggccagaagaaggcaaagaatccctggaactggaattgatTGCGAATCTCTGTGTGAATGAGGGGAATAGAATTCAGTTCCTCTAGAAGGCACTGTTCTTAACGGCCAGGCCATCTTACCAGTCGCATGGACAACTTCTTAGTGAGTCCTCTGTGATAAGCACTCTAGCAAGCTGTTCCCAGTCTGAAAATCCTTCAGCACCTGTTCCCAATAAGAGActcttatttctgtattttaagaTTCTTCTCAGTGTTAGTTTCCTAATAGCTATGGCTAATCTAGGGATCGATCATTTTTCAGTGCCTAAAATACAGTCACCAAGCAGCCCATTATAAGTCAGCACATTTGGAATCCACAGAAAGTGCCTGAAATTAAGGTCATGGAGGCAGCACAGCTTCTGAGGTGAATACATTCAGATAAGCACGACTAATTTCTGGTGATGTATTAGGGTAAATTTTTATTCCAGGAGAAGCTCTATGTTGTAGAAGAAATATGAATAAGAGCATTGGGTCTCTTACtctgattataaaataattatttccaaaTACATAACTTATGGAGCTGACTGAATACTGTTTACTTATCATTACTACaatcagttttccttttttttaaaaaaaagatttatttatttatgtgagtacactgtagctattcagacacaccataagagggcatcagatcccattacaaatgggggagccaccatgtggttgctgggatttgaactcaggacctcgggaagagcagtcagtgctcttaaccgctgagccatctcttcagcccctccaaTCAGTTTTCAAACCTGAGTAATCCattagctttgtttttaaaaagagcaattttagTTTTACTCGCTAATATTCTTTCATAATTAATTGTATCTAACTCTCATATCAATTAGTACTGCACCTTCCCCTTCCCATATTTCTTGAGAAAATGTGTCTTACCTTCCTGTGTATTCATAATTATTCTGTCTTCAgggtttttttatatatatttttagttttatgatcTATCAGGGTACACTTATTGAATTCaatgacttttaatattttttattcttctgtcatAAAGTATATACTGGCCATGCCCTCACTTCTTCCCgtcctcccagttcccctccatgcctcccctctcccttaaATCTGTAGGTCCcatattttccttcagaaaagaacaagtCTCCAAGTGATATCAATTACCACAGCATAACAAGACGGAATGAGACTAGACACAGACCCTTATATCAAGGCCAGACAatgcaacccagtaggaggaaaagggcccCACAAGCATGCAAAACACTTAAGGGTCCCACACTCTCACTATTACAAATCCAACaaaaaatggatggagctagaaataaaattatctcaGGCAAGGCAAcccagatgcagaaagacaagCATGATATATACGCATTTATAACtcgatattagctgttaagtaaagaaTAGTCAAGCTTGCAATGCACAGATACAGAAAGGTCTAAGGGGGATGCATGTGTTTCCCTGGAAAGGGGAaaatagattttgtgggtggattggagtcaggtgggaatgggaagaaggagagagacttGATTTTCTTACTTAATGATTTATTACAATTTCAACTCACAGAGTTGTACTCCTCCAGGAGTGTTTAAAATCACAGTTGAATTTCAGGCTGAGTTCCTATTGGCACGCTGTCCATATGCCTGTTTGCATTTTCATATCAGTATGTTATAGTCACATTCAGGTTGAAAACACATTGTTGTATAGCACTTTGGGGTATATAGGTTGTAAGAATTGTATTCATTTTGAAAACACccttcattaaaaaatatttctatcataGACGAAAGCATTGGATGAAACATTTGAGCAAGATTAgtcatattttaaacatttgatcTGTATAAGATCAAATAACTAAACAATAATACTTCACTCGGGTGATCAACATGTGGGGAATATAGTGCTTCTAAGTTTGGTTTAGtgatagact
This window harbors:
- the LOC116887331 gene encoding olfactory receptor 2B11-like, whose amino-acid sequence is MTLINTSHPEEFILLGFADRPWLELSLFIILLVTYPTAMIGNIAIILVSILDPCLHSPMYFFLTNLSFLDMCYTTSLVPQMLTNLGGSTKTISYMRCAVQLYFFHTMGGTECILLALMSFDRYVAICRPLHYTLIMNQRTCLLLVSTVWLTGISYAVTEATVTLQLPLCGHNKMDHLVCEIPVLIKIACGEKEMNELALSVVCIFLLAVPLCLILASYASIGHAVFKIKSSEGRKKAFGTCSSHLIVVLLFYGPGISMYLQPPSSITKDQPKFMALFYGVVTPTLNPFIYTLRNKDVKGALGNLFRNIFKSK